The following coding sequences are from one Ruminococcus flavefaciens AE3010 window:
- a CDS encoding pseudouridine synthase has product MAQIRLDKFISERTEYSRSQIKELAAKGKITVDGTAVKRSDTKIDSDTAAVNVCGQELKSSRYRYILLNKPQGYVCSTDDKDGETVLKLIPQEMRTKGMFPAGRLDKDSTGALLITDDGELAHQILSPRRKITKIYIVKLARPFENNYINKFAEGIKLADGETCLPARVKSAENSDKLAMIEICEGKYHQVKRMFAAVGNHVERLARVSLGALILPEKLAIGECMELLHKDVENLFKPQDFDLFYSQFFPVFSANLINNYL; this is encoded by the coding sequence ATGGCGCAGATAAGACTTGATAAATTCATATCCGAGCGCACGGAGTACTCCAGAAGTCAGATAAAGGAGCTTGCCGCAAAAGGAAAGATAACCGTTGACGGCACAGCTGTGAAACGCTCTGACACAAAAATAGACAGCGATACAGCTGCGGTAAATGTGTGCGGACAGGAGCTGAAAAGCTCGCGGTACAGGTACATACTGCTGAACAAGCCACAGGGCTATGTGTGCTCTACCGATGACAAGGACGGGGAGACAGTATTGAAGCTCATACCGCAGGAAATGCGGACAAAGGGCATGTTCCCCGCAGGCAGACTTGACAAGGACAGTACGGGCGCTCTGCTTATCACAGACGACGGCGAGCTGGCTCACCAAATATTGTCACCACGCCGAAAAATAACCAAAATATATATTGTGAAACTTGCCAGACCATTTGAGAATAATTATATTAACAAATTTGCCGAGGGCATTAAACTCGCCGATGGGGAGACTTGTCTGCCCGCACGCGTAAAATCGGCGGAAAACAGCGATAAACTGGCAATGATAGAAATTTGTGAAGGAAAATATCACCAAGTTAAAAGAATGTTCGCTGCCGTGGGCAATCACGTAGAAAGACTGGCACGCGTTTCGCTGGGAGCTTTGATTTTGCCCGAAAAACTGGCAATCGGAGAGTGTATGGAATTATTGCACAAAGATGTTGAAAACTTGTTCAAACCACAGGATTTTGACCTTTTTTACAGTCAATTTTTCCCTGTTTTTTCGGCAAATCTAATAAACAACTATTTGTAA
- a CDS encoding ABC transporter ATP-binding protein, giving the protein MAGLTLKNIYKKYPGGVVAVSDVNLEIRDKEFIVLVGPSGCGKSTTLRMIAGLEEISEGELYIGDRLVNDIAPKDRDIAMVFQNYALYPHMTVFENMAFGLKLRKVPKDEIERKVNEAAKILDLTHLLDRKPKAMSGGQRQRVALGRAIVRSPKVFLLDEPLSNLDAKLRAQMRTEIAKIHKKLGTTFIYVTHDQTEAMTMGDRIVCMKDGFVQQIDTPQNLYENPVNKFVAGFLGSPQMNFIDAELKEEYGQYIVEFGATNGRGNRYQIIVPESKVNEDLAAYVGKEIILGVRPESIHDEEMYLSNASTGVIDTNVEITEMMGAETYLYLLCEGIPLTARVSPRSTARPGDDIKVAIDPNRIHIFDKETEKAIVN; this is encoded by the coding sequence ATGGCAGGCTTAACACTTAAAAACATTTATAAGAAATATCCGGGCGGCGTGGTTGCTGTTTCAGATGTTAATTTAGAGATAAGAGATAAGGAGTTTATCGTTCTCGTTGGACCTTCCGGATGCGGAAAGTCAACTACCCTCAGAATGATCGCTGGTCTCGAGGAGATCTCAGAAGGCGAGCTTTATATAGGCGACAGACTCGTTAATGATATCGCTCCAAAGGACAGAGATATCGCAATGGTTTTCCAGAACTATGCTCTTTACCCTCATATGACAGTATTTGAGAACATGGCTTTCGGTCTTAAGCTCCGTAAGGTTCCTAAGGACGAGATCGAGAGAAAGGTTAACGAGGCTGCAAAGATCCTCGACCTTACACACCTTCTCGACAGAAAGCCTAAGGCTATGTCAGGTGGTCAGAGACAGAGAGTTGCCCTCGGCCGTGCTATAGTACGTTCACCTAAGGTATTCCTTCTCGACGAGCCTCTCTCAAACCTCGACGCTAAGCTCCGTGCTCAGATGAGAACCGAGATCGCTAAGATCCACAAGAAGCTGGGTACTACATTTATCTACGTAACTCATGACCAGACAGAGGCTATGACAATGGGTGACAGAATCGTTTGTATGAAGGACGGTTTCGTTCAGCAGATCGATACACCTCAGAACCTCTACGAGAACCCTGTAAACAAGTTCGTTGCAGGCTTCCTCGGCTCACCTCAGATGAACTTCATCGACGCAGAGCTCAAGGAAGAGTACGGTCAGTATATAGTTGAATTCGGCGCAACAAACGGCAGAGGCAACAGATACCAGATCATCGTTCCCGAGTCAAAGGTCAACGAGGATCTCGCTGCTTACGTTGGCAAGGAGATCATTCTCGGTGTACGTCCTGAGTCTATCCACGACGAGGAAATGTACCTTTCAAATGCTTCCACAGGTGTTATCGACACTAACGTTGAAATTACAGAAATGATGGGTGCTGAGACTTACCTCTATCTCCTCTGTGAGGGTATCCCGCTTACAGCAAGAGTTAGCCCAAGATCTACAGCAAGACCCGGAGATGACATCAAGGTAGCTATCGATCCTAACAGAATCCATATCTTCGATAAGGAAACTGAGAAGGCAATTGTTAACTGA
- a CDS encoding sugar phosphate isomerase/epimerase family protein produces MIAGVSTACLYPKPIEEALYELAVNGVSTVELFINTHSELKKSFAHGVANLMKRFDVKCPSVHPFTCEIEPQMFFSEYERRIDDMLEYYKLYFRFMNIVGADIFVFHGGKPSSICTPELYCERYSRLFRLGKEFGVTVAVENVSRCKSASASFIKDIKNMLGSEFAFVLDTKQAVRSNESPMKFLDVVGDKICHVHISDSGEMGDCLLIGRGRFNFKQFFEKLAVYNPDCSVVLELYRSGFSGISDLISSYNKLSRMTEPYGREQSL; encoded by the coding sequence TTGATAGCAGGTGTTTCTACAGCTTGCCTGTATCCCAAGCCCATTGAAGAAGCCCTTTATGAACTTGCTGTCAACGGCGTTTCCACCGTTGAGCTGTTCATAAATACTCATTCCGAGCTGAAAAAGAGCTTCGCTCACGGCGTTGCGAACCTTATGAAAAGATTCGACGTTAAATGCCCCTCAGTACATCCGTTTACCTGCGAAATAGAGCCGCAGATGTTCTTTTCGGAGTACGAGAGAAGAATTGACGATATGCTTGAATATTACAAGCTTTACTTCCGTTTTATGAATATCGTTGGAGCTGATATTTTTGTTTTTCACGGCGGCAAGCCCTCCTCAATATGTACTCCCGAGCTCTACTGCGAAAGGTATTCAAGGCTTTTCAGACTGGGTAAGGAGTTTGGTGTCACGGTGGCAGTGGAGAACGTTTCCCGCTGCAAAAGCGCCTCTGCGTCATTCATAAAGGATATAAAGAATATGCTTGGCAGCGAATTTGCCTTTGTGCTTGATACAAAACAGGCTGTCCGCTCAAACGAGAGCCCCATGAAGTTCCTTGACGTGGTGGGAGACAAGATATGTCATGTCCACATAAGCGATTCGGGAGAAATGGGCGACTGCCTCCTCATAGGCAGGGGACGATTCAACTTTAAGCAGTTCTTTGAAAAGCTTGCGGTATACAATCCTGATTGCAGCGTTGTCTTAGAGCTTTACAGAAGCGGTTTTTCGGGTATAAGCGACCTGATATCCAGCTATAACAAGCTCAGCAGGATGACTGAACCTTACGGCAGGGAGCAGAGCTTATGA
- a CDS encoding metallophosphoesterase, giving the protein MIYFLLAVTIFLLYALFENFFMLNIRREKLGIGIRIVHLSDLHKRTFGKENSRLCRKVRAEKPDIIIFSGDLVSRSVKGLSNAEATLRELCNIAPVYMIYGNHEQSIYIEMRDKLEEMFARNDQIMLKNSSTTVNIRGRELKIFGLLENYGVYKKDGGYRDLDIIDVGELNKLLGKCPEGEVLLIAHNPFFGEAYAEWGAKYTFSGHVHGGIVRLFGVAMLSPERSFFPKNAKGVYDFGGKKLLVSAGLGKLRLFCPPEIVVYEI; this is encoded by the coding sequence TTGATATACTTTTTACTTGCAGTAACGATATTTCTGCTCTATGCCCTGTTCGAGAACTTTTTCATGCTGAATATAAGGCGTGAAAAGCTGGGAATCGGCATAAGGATAGTACATCTTTCCGACCTCCACAAGAGAACGTTCGGTAAGGAAAACTCCCGCTTATGCCGTAAGGTAAGAGCAGAAAAGCCCGATATAATCATATTCAGCGGCGACCTTGTATCAAGGTCCGTCAAGGGTCTCAGCAATGCCGAGGCGACGCTGAGGGAGCTGTGCAATATAGCTCCAGTGTATATGATATACGGAAACCATGAGCAGAGCATATATATTGAAATGCGCGACAAGCTTGAAGAAATGTTTGCGCGGAATGACCAGATAATGCTGAAAAACAGCAGTACCACCGTGAATATCCGCGGCAGGGAGCTGAAAATATTCGGGCTCCTTGAAAACTACGGCGTTTACAAGAAAGACGGCGGCTACCGTGACCTTGACATCATTGATGTGGGGGAGCTGAACAAGCTTCTGGGAAAGTGTCCCGAGGGCGAGGTGCTGCTCATTGCCCACAATCCCTTTTTCGGCGAAGCCTATGCGGAATGGGGCGCAAAGTACACATTCAGCGGTCATGTTCACGGCGGCATAGTGCGTCTTTTCGGCGTGGCAATGCTGTCTCCCGAGCGCAGCTTCTTCCCGAAAAATGCCAAGGGAGTCTATGACTTCGGCGGAAAAAAGCTGCTTGTGTCGGCAGGTCTGGGAAAGCTGAGGCTTTTCTGTCCTCCCGAGATAGTGGTGTACGAAATATAG
- a CDS encoding manganese efflux pump, which produces MLKEFFLAFIVSIDIYLAAAACCNSGVKIPLSSALIIDMFSAAVLFISVTLSDIISGFITSHTVHVIGTAFLITIGSLNIAKSILRSIIRRISEKDGISVKMGELSVFVKLCLDDSAVDMDSSKVLSMGEAAVLAIAGSLDAAATGLSCGGTNISAAGAAAAVFICGAAALILGSLTGRKISSLNHDFSWTGGLFLIIFAVVSA; this is translated from the coding sequence TTGCTGAAAGAATTTTTTCTCGCATTCATCGTCAGTATCGACATATATCTTGCGGCAGCTGCCTGCTGCAACAGCGGCGTGAAGATACCCCTGAGCTCCGCACTCATAATAGATATGTTCTCGGCTGCCGTTTTATTTATTTCCGTTACCCTTTCAGATATTATTTCGGGCTTTATTACGTCCCATACTGTCCACGTCATCGGTACGGCTTTCCTTATCACCATAGGCTCGCTGAATATCGCAAAAAGCATACTGCGCAGCATTATACGGCGTATCTCCGAAAAGGACGGTATTTCCGTAAAAATGGGCGAGCTATCCGTATTCGTCAAGCTCTGTCTGGACGATTCCGCAGTTGATATGGACAGCTCCAAGGTGCTGTCCATGGGTGAAGCTGCCGTCCTTGCCATTGCAGGCTCTCTTGACGCTGCCGCAACGGGTCTGAGCTGCGGCGGTACGAATATATCCGCCGCAGGTGCAGCCGCAGCCGTATTCATCTGCGGAGCTGCCGCGCTGATACTCGGCTCTCTCACGGGCAGAAAAATATCCTCCCTGAACCACGACTTCTCGTGGACGGGAGGACTGTTTCTCATTATTTTTGCCGTAGTTTCGGCATAA
- a CDS encoding DUF4830 domain-containing protein: MRKTIFIAAAFALAACSEKGETTVSAVPAENASQRMGYFASHGWEVEEISEKTVTIPESFSDVYEKYAVMQDKQGLPLRRYAGRNARLFVYEIKNYSPENKKMLAELLVCDNTAVASMVYSEDSGSIRLPVS, encoded by the coding sequence ATGAGAAAAACTATATTTATAGCGGCTGCATTTGCACTTGCGGCGTGCAGCGAAAAAGGCGAAACCACGGTATCCGCAGTACCTGCCGAAAATGCATCTCAGCGTATGGGCTACTTTGCCTCTCACGGCTGGGAGGTAGAGGAAATATCCGAGAAGACCGTGACTATACCCGAGAGCTTTTCCGATGTCTATGAGAAATACGCAGTCATGCAGGATAAACAGGGACTTCCTCTGCGCAGATACGCAGGCAGAAACGCAAGGCTTTTCGTCTATGAGATAAAAAATTACAGCCCCGAAAACAAAAAAATGCTTGCAGAGCTTCTCGTATGTGACAATACTGCCGTTGCCTCAATGGTATACAGTGAGGACAGCGGCAGTATAAGATTACCTGTAAGCTGA
- the nrdR gene encoding transcriptional regulator NrdR: MKCPYCGYEDLKVIDSRPVDDKTRRRRECVRCGERFTTYEAVEVPLLMVEKRDGSVQLFDKAKLINGIVSAIKKRPVSAEKVTEIANYVENYYANALRTVARSTEIGELVLDRLREIDPISYIRFASVYKDFTDIDSFVAAISEFDGKEQKTEDNSEI, translated from the coding sequence ATGAAGTGTCCATACTGCGGATATGAAGATTTAAAGGTAATAGATTCACGCCCTGTCGATGACAAGACAAGGCGCAGACGAGAATGTGTCAGATGCGGAGAGAGATTCACCACCTATGAAGCTGTGGAGGTCCCCCTGCTTATGGTGGAAAAGAGGGACGGAAGCGTCCAGCTCTTTGACAAGGCAAAGCTCATAAACGGCATAGTCTCGGCAATAAAAAAGCGACCTGTCTCGGCTGAGAAGGTCACGGAAATAGCAAATTATGTGGAGAACTACTACGCGAATGCTCTCAGGACAGTTGCCAGATCCACCGAGATCGGCGAGCTGGTGCTTGACAGACTGCGGGAGATAGATCCCATATCCTATATAAGATTCGCTTCGGTATACAAGGACTTTACCGATATCGACAGCTTTGTAGCTGCTATAAGCGAATTTGACGGAAAAGAGCAAAAAACGGAAGATAATTCCGAAATATAA
- a CDS encoding response regulator transcription factor, with translation MNIVVIDDDKLVALSLKTILESTGKVTVAAMGSSGEEAIELYRQHCPDIMLMDIRMDGMTGIEAGEIILKEAPEAKILYLTTFSDDEYIVKALNMGAKGYILKQDFDGIAPALDAVMRGQSIFGDKIITKLPELVVPKKKFDFAAHGISDKEREIMELVALGLSNKEISEKIFLGEGTIRNYISNLLDKLELRDRTQLAVYYYTEVKS, from the coding sequence ATGAACATAGTAGTAATAGACGACGACAAGCTTGTAGCGCTGTCGCTGAAAACAATACTGGAAAGTACGGGAAAGGTCACAGTTGCCGCCATGGGTTCAAGCGGCGAGGAAGCTATAGAGCTCTACCGTCAGCACTGTCCCGATATTATGCTCATGGATATCCGTATGGACGGCATGACGGGCATTGAAGCAGGCGAGATCATACTGAAAGAAGCTCCCGAGGCGAAGATACTCTATCTCACTACCTTTTCCGATGATGAATACATAGTAAAGGCGCTGAATATGGGGGCAAAGGGCTACATATTAAAGCAGGACTTCGACGGCATAGCTCCTGCCCTTGACGCGGTAATGCGCGGACAGAGCATATTCGGCGACAAGATAATCACAAAGCTCCCCGAGCTGGTCGTACCCAAGAAGAAGTTCGACTTTGCAGCTCACGGCATAAGCGACAAGGAGCGGGAGATAATGGAGCTTGTGGCTCTTGGGCTCAGCAACAAGGAAATATCCGAGAAGATATTTCTCGGCGAGGGCACTATCCGAAATTATATAAGCAATCTCCTCGACAAGCTGGAGCTCCGCGACAGAACTCAGCTTGCAGTATATTATTACACGGAAGTAAAGTCTTGA
- a CDS encoding Sapep family Mn(2+)-dependent dipeptidase, translating to MSKIRDYLEAHKQEMIDFLAELVAIPSVQGEAEEGCPFGREPARALETMLKKCEEYGFTVENVDNYAGSADINDMPAELAVLTHLDVVPVGTGWTTDPYVLRYEPDTDKLVGRGAIDDKGPAVAALFAARAVKELGLPLKKGIRLIFGTNEENGSADLAYYRKKRDLPPMVFTPDGEYPLINAEKGMLRVYFSTYWSMPVEIKAGTVINAVPSECRITSTFDPKRGCGVIFDSKTGKTTKITEKQTHIDTINGISAHASTPEKGENAITKFLESRIVACEPIDELRKLFPHGEFNGKSCGLGFRDDISGDMTCVLSMLNTKNGRLCGGIDIRFPLDRTKAEISAMICGKLRDAGFEIDSCEGVEPHCTDENSTFVQTLLKTYERVTGNKGRCIAIGGGTYVHEIDGGVAFGAEFPNEDGHMHCPDEFITVENLLKNAEIMAEAMQALLIEN from the coding sequence ATGAGTAAGATCAGAGATTATCTTGAAGCCCACAAGCAGGAAATGATAGATTTCCTTGCTGAATTAGTGGCAATACCCAGCGTTCAGGGCGAGGCAGAGGAGGGCTGTCCATTCGGCAGAGAGCCTGCAAGAGCTCTGGAAACTATGCTGAAAAAGTGTGAGGAGTATGGTTTTACCGTGGAGAATGTGGATAACTACGCAGGCTCGGCGGATATAAACGATATGCCTGCTGAGCTGGCAGTGCTCACTCACTTGGACGTTGTCCCCGTTGGTACGGGCTGGACAACAGACCCCTATGTACTGCGATATGAGCCCGACACCGACAAGCTTGTAGGCAGAGGCGCTATCGACGATAAGGGACCTGCCGTTGCGGCTCTCTTTGCCGCAAGAGCCGTAAAGGAGCTGGGACTGCCCCTGAAAAAGGGCATACGCCTTATCTTCGGCACCAATGAGGAGAACGGCTCCGCTGACCTTGCCTACTACCGCAAAAAGCGTGATTTGCCGCCAATGGTGTTCACTCCCGACGGCGAGTACCCCCTTATAAACGCCGAAAAGGGTATGCTGAGGGTGTACTTTTCAACTTACTGGTCTATGCCTGTTGAAATCAAGGCAGGTACAGTTATAAATGCTGTCCCGTCAGAGTGCAGGATAACTTCAACATTTGATCCGAAAAGGGGCTGCGGAGTCATTTTCGATTCAAAAACGGGAAAAACCACCAAAATAACCGAGAAGCAGACTCATATTGATACCATAAACGGTATTTCCGCTCATGCTTCAACTCCCGAAAAGGGCGAAAATGCTATAACGAAGTTCCTTGAGTCGAGGATAGTTGCCTGTGAGCCTATAGACGAGCTGAGAAAGCTCTTCCCTCACGGCGAGTTTAACGGCAAGAGCTGCGGACTGGGCTTCCGCGACGATATATCAGGAGATATGACCTGTGTGCTGTCCATGCTGAATACCAAAAACGGCAGACTTTGCGGCGGTATCGACATACGCTTCCCACTTGACCGCACAAAGGCTGAGATAAGCGCGATGATATGCGGAAAACTCCGTGATGCGGGCTTTGAGATAGACTCCTGCGAGGGTGTGGAGCCTCACTGCACTGACGAGAATTCAACATTTGTGCAAACATTGTTGAAAACCTATGAGAGGGTCACGGGTAATAAGGGACGCTGTATCGCTATCGGCGGCGGCACTTATGTACACGAAATAGATGGCGGAGTAGCTTTCGGTGCGGAGTTCCCCAATGAGGACGGTCATATGCACTGTCCCGACGAGTTCATAACCGTGGAGAATCTGCTGAAAAACGCGGAAATAATGGCGGAAGCCATGCAAGCTTTATTAATTGAGAATTGA
- a CDS encoding sensor histidine kinase, whose translation MRLNRLIDKIAILVMCMMSLTLSDSFIEPVILTLAAVTASAAAQLLTGRTAASVIIAACSMLCGAFPLFLCMLPLMLYDALWEKKWWLVMPAVLVFGKLGEIKVLQIIMIIAAIAVTVIIYLRVSGLEQTVTKLTLLRDEIAGKNRQLAEQNLRLAQAQDNEIHLATLKERNRIAREIHDNVGHMLTRSLLQSGALLIINKDEQLREPLESLKTTLDSAMTSIRESVHDLHDDSIDLKKVIEDSISTVDSRFSVTLDCDVSESMAGNVKLCMIGVIKEGLSNAVKHSTGDKISIIVREHPGFYQLMLEDNGSCSEIKESGIGLKNMRDRVEALKGRISFTTSAEGFKIFVSIPK comes from the coding sequence GTGAGATTGAACAGACTTATAGACAAGATAGCTATCCTTGTCATGTGCATGATGAGCCTGACTCTGAGCGACAGCTTCATTGAGCCTGTTATACTGACTCTTGCGGCAGTTACGGCTTCTGCGGCTGCACAGCTCCTGACGGGCAGAACGGCAGCTTCTGTTATTATTGCCGCCTGTTCGATGCTCTGCGGAGCATTTCCGCTTTTCTTGTGCATGCTGCCCCTTATGCTTTACGATGCCCTATGGGAGAAAAAATGGTGGCTGGTAATGCCTGCCGTTTTGGTATTCGGAAAACTCGGCGAAATAAAGGTATTGCAGATAATTATGATAATTGCGGCTATTGCAGTTACTGTGATAATATATCTTCGTGTGTCGGGACTTGAACAGACCGTCACCAAGCTGACGCTGCTCCGTGACGAGATAGCGGGAAAGAACAGACAGCTTGCCGAACAGAATCTCCGCCTTGCGCAGGCGCAGGATAACGAGATACACCTTGCCACACTAAAGGAGCGAAACCGCATCGCCCGTGAGATACACGACAATGTGGGGCATATGCTGACGCGTTCGCTGCTCCAGTCGGGAGCGCTCCTCATCATCAACAAGGACGAGCAGCTCCGCGAGCCGCTGGAAAGCCTGAAAACTACCCTCGACAGCGCCATGACCAGTATCCGCGAGAGCGTTCACGATCTCCACGATGACTCCATAGACCTGAAAAAGGTCATCGAGGACAGCATAAGCACTGTTGACAGCAGGTTCAGCGTAACGCTGGACTGCGACGTAAGCGAGAGTATGGCAGGCAATGTGAAGCTCTGCATGATAGGCGTCATAAAGGAGGGGCTTTCCAACGCGGTGAAGCACTCCACGGGAGATAAGATAAGCATTATAGTCCGCGAGCACCCCGGGTTCTATCAGCTCATGCTGGAGGACAACGGCAGCTGCTCCGAGATAAAGGAAAGCGGCATAGGCTTGAAGAATATGCGTGACCGAGTTGAAGCGCTGAAAGGCAGGATAAGCTTTACCACCTCAGCGGAGGGGTTCAAGATATTTGTATCCATACCCAAGTAA